From the genome of Eublepharis macularius isolate TG4126 chromosome 4, MPM_Emac_v1.0, whole genome shotgun sequence:
AACGGGTCTCAGGTTTGCTTGGCCAGGTGATCCACTCAGCAGAACCAGGCAGCTCCCAGGCAACCTGGCCCACAATTaggacctgcctgctgcccaaGACACTGAGCACTTCCATATGGGTTGGGTAAGTGTAATTTGGATAGCAGTAGCACCTGCCCTCGGGGGTGTGTGTGCGTGACTCCTGAACACTGACCTCCTGGGATGGGACTTGCCATCACTGCACACGTCTCTGTTTTTACTTCATGCAGGTGGTTATTCAACAAGGAGACCTCGGAGCATGGCTGTTACCATTCCCTCCGCTAGTGAGACTAGTCCCACGCCCTcccctgctcctcctccttcccctgctgCTCTGGGAAGGGGCTGTCCTTGGATCTCATAGCGCTGCTACCATCTGATAAGCCACACAGATGGTTAGTGAATGGGAGGAGAAATCATGGGGGAGGCAAGGGCCCTGCTGCCCTGGGTCTAAAAGAGGGAGAGTTTTGGTGCTAAGTACTGAGCTTGGCGctcaagtgatttcagccaggcagtgacttcagctcatagtaTACCTTTATTGGTAACAAGGAAAAAAACCTGGCTCCCAAGGGAGCTACATATATAGATACACttccaactccaccccatttcaCAAACTCCCCAATAAGGACACaggcactaggatccttcatttgcatgcactaaacaaaaggcaGCATGTTTACATGATTGCAATTGGCCCACATCCAGGGGAAACTATTGGTTGCTGATATCCCAGTTCCTAATAGGATTGGCtacctgaggagccctgtttatcttgaagctagcccaatacataacacccctcccccctaagaTTGGGGTGCCCCGCTCCACACATAGTCTCCCAGAAAAGCAGGCAGCTGGCGAACCCGTTGGGACCTGCGCAAACCTTCTGTGCTCGGGTTCCCCTCGACTGGTCCCCCGACATCCTTTGCTGGCTCCACTGCGGGGATGGAGGGGTTTGTCTTGGCAGTGCCCGGGATGCCTGACGCTGCTGGTAGACAGTCGCGGCCCTCCAGTGGCCCATCCCTGTGGTTCTCGGCTGTAACATCTGTTTCCGCTCTCACCTCTGTAGAACAAGGGGGCAAGTCTCTGTCCTGTTCCTGCTCCCGTGGCGGCCATTGTTGCCGCAGCTGGTCGATGTGCCGGCGGTAAGCCTTGCCAGCGGAGTCAGCCACTTTGTAGGAAACTGGCCCTGTGGTCCTGGTGACGGTTGCCAGGAACCATACTGGACCAGATCCGTAGTTCCTGGCATACACAAGGTCGCCAGGCTGGAATGCCCTGGGTGGGTCAGGCACCTCAGTCCCCCCCCTTTGCGTCAGGTGTGAAATCTGGGTGCAATCGATCCAAAAGGGTGGTCAGCCTTCGCCCCATTAGCAGCTCCGCCAGGCTCCGGCCCGTTGTGGTGTGGGGTGTGTGTTGCCACAGCAGGAGCTCCGTCAGGCGCTGGCTGAAGTCCCTGTGGCTGAGCTTGCGCAGCGAATCCTTCGCGGATCTCACCGTTCGTTGAGCTTGCCCATTAGTGGAGGGATGGAATGGCGCTGACGTGATGTGCCAGATGACATTGTTATCCAGGAACATCTGAAACTCTCGCGAAGTGAACTGGGCGGCATTGTCTGACACGATGATGTCCGGCAGTCCAAGTGTAGTGATTAAGCGCTGCAGGGCACGGATGACAATTCCTGAAGTCATGGCTGATACTGGGACTACTTCCAGCCACTTGGAGTATGAGTCCACAATGACTAGGAATGTGTGTCCTTGGAAGGGGCCTGCAAAGTCTATGTGGAGTCGCGACCATGCCATTCGTgttcctctctttccccctcctcttctgtatttgactagtttgtatcatgcatctgatgaagagaacttgattctcgaaagcttatgctataataaaattggttagtcttaaaggtgctactggactctttttgattttgctactacagactaacacagctaactcctctgaatatagAGAAACAGTTAGCAACGTGATTATTCATATGCACAATGGCAGGGTCAGTAAACACACTACTACACAATGTCCAAGTGGTGATAATAATCCAGGAGAcacaacaaatgaatgaatgaatgaatgaatgaatgaatgaatgaatgaatgaatgaatgaatgaatgaatggatggatggatggatggatggatggatgaatggcAGAGTTCCTCCACAGCCAGAGAATAGCTGGGCATCCTCTTCTGCTACGGGTTTCAGCCAGCAGATTTTCCAGTACCCGTTTCGTTGGTAACTTCATCAGGCAAATTTTCTAAGTGGGCAGTAAAAAATATTTACATGTAATCATAACAAATTCATAAGCAtatgtaataacaataacaatttgaATTAAATACAACTTACTATTTCCCCACGTGCTACACTCCCATTACATGACCCAGGCAGTAATCAGCGAACAATGTCGTTTGGGAACTAATTGCCAATTACACCGTTAATATAGTTTCAGTTTATTGTTATTACGATCCAGGATCAGAATTTGCATCAGCATATACACACAGTTAATATACACGCAAGAGCCATCGTTACATGCAGGAATTCACAGCAATTAAAGAGATACAACATTTCCAAAGATTAAAGGTGTACATACATAAATTAACAGCAGGTGGCAGCACAGTCATACATCAAATATCAAAAAGGTTAAATGTAGCAAGACAGATCCAATTCATTGTTCAACCCATGTGGGTCAAGACTATTTAAACGGAAAATCCAAAAAGCTTCCTGTCTAAGGAGTGCCTGATCCCCGTCCATACGTCCAGAGGTGTCCACCGTCCCAAGGACGGAGATTTTGTAATCAGTGAACCGATGATTATACTGCAAAAAATGATCTACTAGTGGGGCTTCCCTGACCTAATTTCTGATACGCGAGAAATGCTCTTGTACCCTCACCTTCAAGGGTCTACTGGTGCTCCTTACATAAGATAGAGGACAGTTACATTGAATGATATAGATAACATTGGCAGTTCTACAGGTAGAGAAGGACCTAGCAAAAAGGGGGGCGTTTTCCATCTAAGGCTGCAATGTCCTGCAGTTTGACCATAT
Proteins encoded in this window:
- the LOC129327834 gene encoding uncharacterized protein LOC129327834, coding for MAWSRLHIDFAGPFQGHTFLVIVDSYSKWLEVVPVSAMTSGIVIRALQRLITTLGLPDIIVSDNAAQFTSREFQMFLDNNVIWHITSAPFHPSTNGQAQRTVRSAKDSLRKLSHRDFSQRLTELLLWQHTPHTTTGRSLAELLMGRRNYGSGPVWFLATVTRTTGPVSYKVADSAGKAYRRHIDQLRQQWPPREQEQDRDLPPCSTEVRAETDVTAENHRDGPLEGRDCLPAASGIPGTAKTNPSIPAVEPAKDVGGPVEGNPSTEGLRRSQRVRQLPAFLGDYVWSGAPQS